The Streptomyces sp. ALI-76-A nucleotide sequence CCGCACGTCCCGCGCCTCCGTCATCTCGTGGATGACACCGCCGTAGGAGCCGACGAACTCCGGCGAGGCGGTCTCCGGGGTGGCGAAGTACTCGTCGAGCTTCTCCGCCAGCCCGCTCCGGCCGCCGTAGAGGTTGGCCAGGCCCCGGCTGTCCTGCGGGGCGGTGAAGGCGTAGCCCCAGCCGTTGGTCTCGGTGTAGTCGTGGCCCCATACGCGCGGGTCGTACGTCGAGGACTCGACGCGCCAGTCGCCCCCGGCGTCCCGGCCCTGGAAGAACCCGGCCTGCGGGTCGAAGAGGTTCACGTAGTCCTGGGCCCGGTCGAGGAAGTACTCCGACTCCTCGCGGTAACGCTTCTCGCCGGTCTTCCGGTACAGCGCCTGGCCCATCTTCGCGATGCCGTAGTCGTTGAGGTAGCCCTCCAGCGCCCACGACAGGCCCTCGTGCGTGTCGGTGCTCGTGTAGCCGAGGAACGGGGAGGTCGCCATGCCCTTGCGGCCCACCCCGGACGACGGAGGCACGACGGTGGCGTTCTTCACGGCCGCGTCGTACGCCGACTTCGCGTCGAAGTCGACGCCCTTGACGTACGCGTCCGCGAACGCCACGTCCGAGGAGGTGCCCGTCATCAGGTCCGCGTACCCGGGCGAGGACCAGCGCGAGGTCCAGCCGCCGTCCTTGTACTGCTGCACGAACCCGTCCGCCATCTCACCCGCCTGACCGGGCGTCAGCAGCGAGTACGCGGGCCAGGTCGTCCGGTACGTGTCCCAGAAGCCGTTGTTGACGTACACCTTGCCGTCCACGATCTTCGCGCCGGTGTGCGTCGGCGTGTCCGGGCCGGGCATCGGCGAGAACGGGGAGGCGTACTGGTACTTCGAACCGACCTTCTCGAAGCCGGAGTTGGGATACAGGTACAGCCGGTACAGGCTGGAGTACAGCGTGGTCAGCTGGTCCGGCGTGGCACCCTCCACCTCGACCTTGCCGAGGATCCTGTCCCACTGCTTCTGGGCGCGGGACTTCACCTTCTCGAAGGAGGTGCCGTCCGGGATCTCCTGGCGCAGGTTGTCCTTCGCCTGGTCGAGACTGATCAGCGAGGTCGCCAGGCGCAGGGTGACGGTCCGGTCGGCCCCGGCGTCGAACCGCAGGTGCCCCTTGACCCCGCTGGAGGAGCCCTCCGTCACCGGCTTGTCGAACACGCCGTACACGAAGAGCCGGGTGGCACCGGTCGACAGCCCGGACTTCACGTCCGAGTACCCGGTGACGACACCCGCCGCCTTGTCGAGCGTCAGCCCCGCCTGGTCGGTCACGTTGTCGAACAGGACGCTCGCGTCGTCGCCGGGATAGGTGAAGCGCAGGACCGCCGCGTGGTCGGTCGGGGTCATCTCCGCCTTGAGCCCGTTCTCGAACCGCACCCCGTAGTAGTAGGGCCGCGCCGTCTCGTTCTCGTGCCGGAAAGCCAGCTCCCGGGCCTCACGCCCCGCGTCCGGCGTGCCGGACGCGGCCGACGGCATCACCTGGAAGGTCTGCCGGTCACCCATCCACGGGCTCGGCTCGTGGCTCGCGCTGAACGCCTGGACGGTCGGCAGGTTGTCCGCGTTGTTGCCCCGCGCGTAGTCGTACAGCCAGCTCAGCGAGCCCGCGTTGGTCACCGGCGTCCAGAAGTTGAAGCCGTGCGGGACCGCCGTCGCCGGGAAGTTGTTGCCGCGCGAGAAACCACCGCTGGAGTTGGTGCCCCGGGTGGTCAGCGCGTAGTCCGACAGATGGGCCTTCGGCCTCTCCGGCGCGGCCCGCTCGATCGTCACGTCGTCCAGCCAGCCCCGGAACTTCGCCGGGCCCTTCGGGGAGTCGTACGCCACCAGGATCCGGTCGACGGTCTTCCCGGCCGCGACCGACCCGATCCGCGAGGCCACGTGGTTCCACTGGTTGACGTAGAGCACCTTGGCGGCGCCCTGCCCGCGCGGCGACAGCGCGAACCCGTGCTGGTCGGTGGCGCGCAGGTCGCTCAGATACGTGCCGTCGGTGAAGGCCAGGTCGACCGCCACGTTCGTGGCGTCGTAGTCCCGGTCCCCGTCCGCCATCGACGGGAAGACCCGGTACGACAGGCGGGTGTCCCGGCCGACCGCCACGTCCACGTCGAAGACCTTGTTGTACGAGTACGCCCGCCCCTCGGCCGTATGCCGTCCGGCGTACCGCAGTGCCCTCTTTCCGGTGAAACCGGCGCCCGCCTTCGCGGTGGGCGATCCGCTCGGGCCGCGGTCGACCAGCGAGAGCATGTCCGGCGGGACGGGGCCCTCGCCGCCGCCCGTGGAGAACTGGACGTCGGCGAGTTGCAGGATGTCGGCTCCGTTGTTCCGCGTGACCTCCAGCCGGAAGTGCCGGTACTCGGCGGCGGCCTGCTCGGGGATGTCGTACGTCTTCGTCTGGAACCGTTCGGAGAAGGACTCGCCGGAGCGGGTGTCGAGGGTCTTCCACTCCGTCCTGTCGGTGGAGCCCTTGAGGGTCCAGTCCCGCGGGTCGCGCGCGGCGGCGTCGTTCGCCGAGGTGAGCGCGTACCGGACGACCTTGGCCGGCTTGTCCAGGTCGAACTCGGCCCAGCCGGTCGCCGCGAAGGTCAGCCACTTGGTGCTCGGCTCGCCGTCGACGAGGTTCTCCTTCACCTCGCCGCCGCCGGTGTTCTCGGCGCTCGCCCGGACGTCGGTGACCTGGTCGGTCACGTTGCCCGGGATGCCGGTGCTGTAGCCCCCGTCGACGCCCGAGGCCCGCTTGCCGCCGTCCGGTGCCGTGTCGACGGTGCTGAGCCAGTCGGGTGCCGGATCGTCCGCCTCGAACGAGGACGCGAACTCCCGGCCGGCGGCCGCGGGTGCCTCCGGCAGGGCGACCGCGGCGCCCTGGGACCCCACCGCCAGAGCGAAGGCGGTCGCCACGACCACGACCGCCGGACCCCGTCTGTGCCGAGTTCTGTGCTGCTGCATACGCGAGCACTCTCCCTGCGCTACTGCGGACAACGTTGTCAACTTCCTTGCGCAAGGAACAGTTGTGTCTCAAGTGCACAGTGATGTCAAGGGTGTTGACTGCGGCATTCAGGCTCTATGTCGTGGATTTTTCCGGCAAGGCGCCCACAGGTCCCGCATCTTTCCGCGAGGTCTCAACTCGGAAAAGACCGTCGGCCAACCTTGCATTCGATCTTGCTCGGCCGACCAGAAGTGGACTATACCTGTCGACACTTCCCGTGATGCGCACTTCACGGTCCACTTCGTGATCCACACTGATCCACACTTCCTGCACGACCCTGCTTGACCTGACCGCGGTGCCCGGGAGGATCCGGTACACCGCCTGAGTCCTGGAGAAGGCGAGGACTTGAGCATGGGATCCACTTCCGCCGAGAACAACGGCACCGGTGGCGTCGGCCGCCGCGATCTGATCAAGCGGTCCGCCGCGTTGGGCCTGATTTCGGTACCCACGATGAGCTTCCTGTCCGCGTGTGCCAGCGGTGGCGGCGACGACGACTCCGGTGACACCGAGGGCAAGACATCCAAGTCGAACCCGTTCGGTGTGAAGAAGGGCAGCAAACTCGACGTCGTCATCTTCAAGGGCGGCTACGGGGACAACTACGCCAAGGCGTGGGAGGCGAGCTTCCAGAAGAAGTGGGGGGTGGCTTCCACCCACACCGGCACCCAGGAGATCACCGGCAAACTCCAGCCCCGTTTCAACGCCGGCAACCCGCCGGACATCGTCGACGACTCCGGCGCGCAGCAGATCCCGATCGACGTGCTGTACAAGAACGGCCAGCTCCTCGACCTGGCGGAGATCCTGGACTCCCCGTCGATCGACGACCCGGCCAAGAAGGTCCGCGACACGCTCATCCCCGGCACGCTCGACGCGGGCATGCAGGAGAACAAGGTCGTCGCCCTCAACTACATCTACACGGTGTGGGGTCTGTGGTACTCCGGCAAGCTCTTCAAGGAGAAGGGCTGGGAGGAGCCCAAGACCTGGGCCGACTTCCTCGCCATCTGCAAGGACGCCAAGTCCCAGGGCATCGGGGGCCTCGCGCACCAGGGCAAGTACCCGTACTACATCAACGTCGCCATCATGGACCTGATCGCCAAGAAGGGCGGTCTGGACGCCATGAAGGCGATCGACAACCTCGACCCCAAGGCGTTCGTCGGTTCCGAGGCCGCACAGGCCGCCGTCGAGGCGATCTACGAGGTCGTCGAAAAGGGCTATCTGATGCCCGGCACCAACGGCCTGACGCACACGGAGTCCCAGGCCCGCTGGAACCAGTACAAGGCGGTCTTCATCACCAGTGGCTCGTGGCTGGAGAACGAGCAGCTCAAGCAGACACCGTCCGACTTCGACATGAAGTTCCTGCCCATGCCGGTGCTGCCCGACAGCGCGCTGCCCTTCGAGGCGATCCGGGCCGGCTCCGGTGAGCCCTTCATCATTCCCGTCAAGGCCAAGAACCTCCCCGCGGCCAAGGAGTTCATGCGGATGATGCTCTCCAAGGAATGGTCGACGATCTTCGCCAAGGAGGCGAACTCGCTGACCATCCTCGCGGACGGTGTCGACCCGAACGTCCAGCTCAGGCCGGGCACCCAGTCCACGGTCGAGGCGTCCGAGGCGGCCGGGAACAACACCTTCCGCTACCTGTACACCGAGTGGTACAGCGAGATGGGCACCGCGATCGAGAACGCGTCCAACGAATTGATGGCCAAGCGCATTCAGCCCAAGGAATGGCTGAAGCGGGCCCAGGCCGCGGTCGACAAGCAGGCCAAGGACCCGGCCTCGAAGAAGAACCGCCGCGACTGATCTCGCTCGACCGACCGGATTCCGGACCGGAACTCTCCGGTCCGGAACGGGATCCCAGGGGCAGGAACGCCATGCGCAAAGGGCAGTACCGGTTCGTCGCGGGATTTCTCCTCGTTCCCGTGACGCTCTATCTGATCTTCGTGATCTGGCCGTACATCCAGACGTTCGGCTATTCGCTGACCGACTGGAAGGGTCAGTCGCAGACCTTCAAGTTCGTCGGACTGGACAACTACAAGGCGTTGTTCCAGGACGACATCTTCATGGGGGCCATCTGGCACAACATCCTGTTCCTGGTGTTCATCCCCGTGATCACCATTCTGCTCGCCCTGTTCTTCGCCTTCATGCTGAACGCGGGCGGTCGCGGCAGGGCGGGCGGCGTCGCGGGTGTGGCCGGCTCGAAGTACTACAAGGTCGTCTACTTCTTCCCGCAGGTGCTGTCCCTGGCGATCATGGCGGTGCTGTTCGGCGCCGTCTACCGCAGCGACAGCGGCGGCATGCTGAACGGAGTCCTGATCAAGCTCGGGCTGGTCGACGCCGACAGCCCCATCGAATGGCTGAACGAACCGAACATCGTGCTGTGGGCCCTGATCCTGGTGGTCGTCTGGCACGGCGTCGGTTTCTACCTGGTGCTGTTCTCCGCGGCCATGCAGTCCATCCCCAGGGACATCTACGAGGCCGCGCTCATCGACGGCGCGGGCCGCGCCCAGTCCTTCTTCCGCATCACCCTGCCGCTGCTGTGGGACTCCGTGCAGACCGCCTGGGTCTACCTCGGCATCGCGGCGATGGACATGTTCATCCTGGTCTCCACCATGACCTCCGGCGACTACGGCGGCGGTCCCGACCACCACAGCGAGGTCATGGCGACCGTGATGATGCGCAACTTCCTGCTGTACGGCAGGAGCGGCTACGCCTGCGCCATGGGCGTGGTCATGCTGCTCCTGACCCTGCTCGTGTCCGTGGTCATGCTGCGCGCCACCCGTCGCGAGCGCATCGAGTTCTGAGGCGGAGAGACGACGACGATGAGCGCACCCCTGAAGGAATCCGTCCCCGCCGGGGACTCCGTCCCACCCCCGCCGCCGGTCCGCAGGACCCAGGTCCCCCCGGGCGGCCGGCGCGGCGAAGGCGTCGTACTGAACGCCTTCTCGCACGGCTTCCTCGCCCTGTGGGCGGTGCTGATCGTGCTGCCACTGCTGTGGCTGGTGCTCAGTGCCTTCAAGACCGACGCGCAGATCGGAGGGTCGGCCTTCGGCTGGCCGCAGAACTGGTCCCTGGACGTCTTCTCCCGCGCCTGGGACATGGGGATCGGTGACTACTTCCTCAACACCGTCATCGTGCTGGTCTTCTCGGTGCCGCTGACGATGCTGTTCGGCTCGATGGCCGCGTACGTACTGGCCCGCTACCAGTTCTGGGGCAACCGCCTGCTGTACTACTTCTTCGTCGCGGGCGCGATGTTCCCGGTCTTCCTGGCCCTCGTCCCGCTGTTCTTCATGGTCAAGCGGCTGGACATGCTCAACACCTATCAGGGCCTGATCCTGGTGTACGTCGCCTACTCGATGCCGTTCACGGTGTTCTTCATGCACGCCTTCTTCCGGACCCTGCCCTCGGCGGTCTTCGAGGCGGCCATCCTGGACGGTGCCTCGCACACCCGGACCTTCTTCCAGGTGATGTTGCCGATGGCGAAGCCCGGCCTGCTCAGCGTCGGCATCTTCAACACGCTCGGCCAGTGGAACCAGTTCATCCTGCCGACGGTGCTGATGCAGCCGCAGAGCGGCGACGATCCCGAGCGCTATGTCCTCACCCAGGGGCTCATCCAGCTCCAGCAGCAGCAGGGGTACGCCTCCGACCTGCCGGTGCTCTTCGCGGGCGTGACTATCGCCATGATCCCGATGCTGGTCGTGTACCTGTCCTTCCAGCGCCAGGTGCAGGCCGGCCTGACCTCGGCGACCCTGAAGTAACGCTGCGGAACCCCGCGCGCACACGCCGCTCCCGGGCCCGGGAGCGGCGTCCGTGTTTGTGTACATGAACCCGGATGCGGTTCAACCTCTTGACGGGAGGCAACCCGAACGGCTCAGCTTAGAGTTCACTAGTTGGACATAGACGGGGCCTCATTGAAGCGGTCCCGTGCGCAGGAGGTCGTCGTGGAGACTCCGGGGTCGCAGTCGTCGCTGCACCGAGCCAACCTGGAGCGGGTCGTACGAGCCGTACGGCTGGCTGGTTCGCTCACGCAAGCGGAGATCGCGCGGACGACGGGCCTGTCCGCGGCGACCGTCTCCAACATCGTGCGCGAACTCAAGGACGGCGGAACGGTCGAGGTCACGCCCACCTCGGCGGGAGGCCGCCGGGCCCGCAGCGTCTCGCTGAGCGGGGACGCCGGCATCGTCATCGGTGTCGACTTCGGGCACACGCATCTGCGGGTCGCGATCGGAAACCTCGCCCACCAGGTGCTGGCCGAGGAGGCCGAGCCGCTCGACGTGGACGCCTCCTCGTCGCAGGGTTTCGACCGGGCGGAACAGCTGGTCAGCCGCCTGGTCGAGGCCACCGGGGTGGACGCCACCAAGATCGCGGGGGTGGGTCTCGGCGTCCCCGGCCCGATCGACGTGGAGTCCGGCACCCTCGGCTCGACCGCCATCCTGCCCGGCTGGACCGGCACCCGGCCCGCCGAGGAGCTGCGGGGGCGGCTCGGCGTGCCGGTGCACGTGGACAACGACGCCAACCTCGGCGCCCTGGGTGAGCTGGTCTGGGGCAGCGGCCGGGGGGTGCGCGACCTGGCGTACATCAAGGTGGCCAGCGGTGTCGGCGCGGGCCTGGTGATCAACGGGAAGATCTATCGCGGACCCGGGGGCACTGCGGGAGAAATCGGGCATATTACACTGGACGAGTCCGGCCCCGTCTGCCGGTGCGGAAACCGGGGCTGCCTGGAGACCTTCGCGGCCGCGCGCTATGTGCTGCCACTGCTCCAGTCCAGCCACGGCACGGATCTGACGATGGAAGGCGTCGTACGGCTGGCGCGGGACGGAGACCCTGGCTGCCGTCGGGTGATCGCCGACGTCGGCCGCCACATCGGCAGTGGAGTCGCCAACCTCTGCAACCTTCTGAACCCGAGCCGAGTGGTCCTGGGCGGTGATCTCGCCGAGGCCGGTGAGCTGGTGCTCGGGCCGATCAGGGAGTCCGTCGGCCGCTACGCGATCCCCAGTGCGGCACGTCAGCTCTCCGTTCTCCCGGGGGCACTTGGTGGCCGTGCGGAGGTACTCGGAGCACTCGCTCTCGCGCTCAGTGAGATGGGTGATTCGACCCTTTTGGATGGCACGCTGCACGCGGCTACGCCTGCCTTCACTTAGAGAACGGATGGCACCGTTGCCAACCCGTTAAGGATTTACTTCTTGACGTCGCACGCGTGGCCGAGTTGACTTCCAGCCACCTCGGCCGCAACGACGCGGCCTCGTCAGGGAGGTTTCTGAAGTGAACACGCGTATGCGTCGTGCCGCCGTTGCTGTCGCCGCAGGTGCGATGGCCGTCTCGCTGGCCGCCTGTGGCAGCGCCAAGGAGTCCGGCGGTGGCGACTCCGCCTCGTCCGCCCCCGCCAAGGGCGACGACATCAAGGTCGGCCTGCTGCTGCCGGAGAACCAGACCGCGCGGTACGAGAAGTTCGACAAGCCCTTGATCGAGAAGAAGGTCAAGGAACTCACGAACGGCAAGGGCGAGGTCGTCTACGCCAACGCCAAGCAGGACGCCAGCACGCAGAACCAGCAGGTCGACACGATGGTGACCAACAAGGTCGACGTGCTGATCGTGGACGCGGTGGACTCCAAGGCCATCGCCGGCTCGGTCAAGAAGGCCAAGGACGCCGGCATCCCGGTCGTCGCCTACGACCGTCTGGCCGAGGGCCCGATCGACGCCTACACCTCGTTCGACAACGAGACCGTCGGCAAGACCCAGGGCGAGGCCCTCCTCAAGGCCCTGGGCTCCAAGGCCAAGGACGGCCAGATCGTCATGATGAACGGGTCCTCCACCGACCCGAACGCCGCCCAGTTCAAGTCGGGCGCCCACTCCGTCCTCGACGGCAAGGTGAACATCGGCCGCGAGTACGACACCAAGGAGTGGAAGCCGGAGAACGCCAACGCCAACATGGAGGGCGCCATCTCCGCCCTCGGCAAGGACAAGATCGTCGGCGTCTACTCCGCCAACGACGGCATGGCGGGCGGCATCATCACCGCGCTGAAGGCCGCGGGCATCGACGACATCCCGGTCACCGGCCAGGACGCCGAGCTGGCGGGTGTGCAGCGCATCGTCACCGGTGAGCAGTACATGAGCGTCTACAAGCCCTACCCGCAGGAGGCCGACGTCGCCGCCGAGATGGCGGTCGCGCTCGCCCAGGGCAAGTCGCTCGACTCCCTCGCCAAGGACAAGGTCGACAGCCCCACCACCAACGGGATCCCCTCCGTCCTCGTCCCGGTCGTCTCGCTGACCAAGGACAACATCAACGACACGGTCATCAAGGACGGCATCTACACCGTCAACGAG carries:
- a CDS encoding GH92 family glycosyl hydrolase — protein: MQQHRTRHRRGPAVVVVATAFALAVGSQGAAVALPEAPAAAGREFASSFEADDPAPDWLSTVDTAPDGGKRASGVDGGYSTGIPGNVTDQVTDVRASAENTGGGEVKENLVDGEPSTKWLTFAATGWAEFDLDKPAKVVRYALTSANDAAARDPRDWTLKGSTDRTEWKTLDTRSGESFSERFQTKTYDIPEQAAAEYRHFRLEVTRNNGADILQLADVQFSTGGGEGPVPPDMLSLVDRGPSGSPTAKAGAGFTGKRALRYAGRHTAEGRAYSYNKVFDVDVAVGRDTRLSYRVFPSMADGDRDYDATNVAVDLAFTDGTYLSDLRATDQHGFALSPRGQGAAKVLYVNQWNHVASRIGSVAAGKTVDRILVAYDSPKGPAKFRGWLDDVTIERAAPERPKAHLSDYALTTRGTNSSGGFSRGNNFPATAVPHGFNFWTPVTNAGSLSWLYDYARGNNADNLPTVQAFSASHEPSPWMGDRQTFQVMPSAASGTPDAGREARELAFRHENETARPYYYGVRFENGLKAEMTPTDHAAVLRFTYPGDDASVLFDNVTDQAGLTLDKAAGVVTGYSDVKSGLSTGATRLFVYGVFDKPVTEGSSSGVKGHLRFDAGADRTVTLRLATSLISLDQAKDNLRQEIPDGTSFEKVKSRAQKQWDRILGKVEVEGATPDQLTTLYSSLYRLYLYPNSGFEKVGSKYQYASPFSPMPGPDTPTHTGAKIVDGKVYVNNGFWDTYRTTWPAYSLLTPGQAGEMADGFVQQYKDGGWTSRWSSPGYADLMTGTSSDVAFADAYVKGVDFDAKSAYDAAVKNATVVPPSSGVGRKGMATSPFLGYTSTDTHEGLSWALEGYLNDYGIAKMGQALYRKTGEKRYREESEYFLDRAQDYVNLFDPQAGFFQGRDAGGDWRVESSTYDPRVWGHDYTETNGWGYAFTAPQDSRGLANLYGGRSGLAEKLDEYFATPETASPEFVGSYGGVIHEMTEARDVRMGMYGHSNQVAHHVNYMYDAAGQPWKAQKNVREVLSRLYTGSEIGQGYHGDEDNGEQSAWFLFSALGFYPLVMGSGEYAVGSPLFTKATVHLENGKDLVVRAPENSAKNVYVQGLKVNGRSWTSTSLPHALLAKGGVLDFDMGPRPSSWGTGKKAAPVSITRDDEVPTPRADVLRGEGALFDDTSATEGSVSEVELPVAEEARAVQYTLTSPADRTKAPAGWKLQGSADGSTWKTLDERSGQSFAWDRQTRAFTVGSPGTYERYRLVLDGTATVAEVELLA
- the ngcE gene encoding N-acetylglucosamine/diacetylchitobiose ABC transporter substrate-binding protein; the encoded protein is MGSTSAENNGTGGVGRRDLIKRSAALGLISVPTMSFLSACASGGGDDDSGDTEGKTSKSNPFGVKKGSKLDVVIFKGGYGDNYAKAWEASFQKKWGVASTHTGTQEITGKLQPRFNAGNPPDIVDDSGAQQIPIDVLYKNGQLLDLAEILDSPSIDDPAKKVRDTLIPGTLDAGMQENKVVALNYIYTVWGLWYSGKLFKEKGWEEPKTWADFLAICKDAKSQGIGGLAHQGKYPYYINVAIMDLIAKKGGLDAMKAIDNLDPKAFVGSEAAQAAVEAIYEVVEKGYLMPGTNGLTHTESQARWNQYKAVFITSGSWLENEQLKQTPSDFDMKFLPMPVLPDSALPFEAIRAGSGEPFIIPVKAKNLPAAKEFMRMMLSKEWSTIFAKEANSLTILADGVDPNVQLRPGTQSTVEASEAAGNNTFRYLYTEWYSEMGTAIENASNELMAKRIQPKEWLKRAQAAVDKQAKDPASKKNRRD
- a CDS encoding sugar ABC transporter permease; the protein is MRKGQYRFVAGFLLVPVTLYLIFVIWPYIQTFGYSLTDWKGQSQTFKFVGLDNYKALFQDDIFMGAIWHNILFLVFIPVITILLALFFAFMLNAGGRGRAGGVAGVAGSKYYKVVYFFPQVLSLAIMAVLFGAVYRSDSGGMLNGVLIKLGLVDADSPIEWLNEPNIVLWALILVVVWHGVGFYLVLFSAAMQSIPRDIYEAALIDGAGRAQSFFRITLPLLWDSVQTAWVYLGIAAMDMFILVSTMTSGDYGGGPDHHSEVMATVMMRNFLLYGRSGYACAMGVVMLLLTLLVSVVMLRATRRERIEF
- a CDS encoding carbohydrate ABC transporter permease, producing MSAPLKESVPAGDSVPPPPPVRRTQVPPGGRRGEGVVLNAFSHGFLALWAVLIVLPLLWLVLSAFKTDAQIGGSAFGWPQNWSLDVFSRAWDMGIGDYFLNTVIVLVFSVPLTMLFGSMAAYVLARYQFWGNRLLYYFFVAGAMFPVFLALVPLFFMVKRLDMLNTYQGLILVYVAYSMPFTVFFMHAFFRTLPSAVFEAAILDGASHTRTFFQVMLPMAKPGLLSVGIFNTLGQWNQFILPTVLMQPQSGDDPERYVLTQGLIQLQQQQGYASDLPVLFAGVTIAMIPMLVVYLSFQRQVQAGLTSATLK
- a CDS encoding ROK family transcriptional regulator, which gives rise to METPGSQSSLHRANLERVVRAVRLAGSLTQAEIARTTGLSAATVSNIVRELKDGGTVEVTPTSAGGRRARSVSLSGDAGIVIGVDFGHTHLRVAIGNLAHQVLAEEAEPLDVDASSSQGFDRAEQLVSRLVEATGVDATKIAGVGLGVPGPIDVESGTLGSTAILPGWTGTRPAEELRGRLGVPVHVDNDANLGALGELVWGSGRGVRDLAYIKVASGVGAGLVINGKIYRGPGGTAGEIGHITLDESGPVCRCGNRGCLETFAAARYVLPLLQSSHGTDLTMEGVVRLARDGDPGCRRVIADVGRHIGSGVANLCNLLNPSRVVLGGDLAEAGELVLGPIRESVGRYAIPSAARQLSVLPGALGGRAEVLGALALALSEMGDSTLLDGTLHAATPAFT
- a CDS encoding sugar ABC transporter substrate-binding protein; the encoded protein is MRRAAVAVAAGAMAVSLAACGSAKESGGGDSASSAPAKGDDIKVGLLLPENQTARYEKFDKPLIEKKVKELTNGKGEVVYANAKQDASTQNQQVDTMVTNKVDVLIVDAVDSKAIAGSVKKAKDAGIPVVAYDRLAEGPIDAYTSFDNETVGKTQGEALLKALGSKAKDGQIVMMNGSSTDPNAAQFKSGAHSVLDGKVNIGREYDTKEWKPENANANMEGAISALGKDKIVGVYSANDGMAGGIITALKAAGIDDIPVTGQDAELAGVQRIVTGEQYMSVYKPYPQEADVAAEMAVALAQGKSLDSLAKDKVDSPTTNGIPSVLVPVVSLTKDNINDTVIKDGIYTVNEICAGKYKAACDEIGLK